In a single window of the Rhineura floridana isolate rRhiFlo1 chromosome 3, rRhiFlo1.hap2, whole genome shotgun sequence genome:
- the JAGN1 gene encoding protein jagunal homolog 1 isoform X1 has translation MASRAGPRATGTDGSNFRHRERVAEHYQMSVSLKSEIKKLIYMQVALWLLVAAQMCVAHFKLLPHDQVAMPYQWEYPYLLSIIPSLFGLFSFPRNNISYLVISMISTGLFSVAPLLYGSMEMFPMAQQLYRHGKAYRFIFGFSAVSVMYLLVVVAVQVHGWQLYYSKKLLDSWFTSTQEKKKK, from the exons ATGGCTTCCCGCGCGGGACCTCGGGCCACTGGAACCGATGGCAGCAACTTCCGGCACCGGGAGCGCGTGGCTGAACACTACCAAATGAG TGTGTCCCTCAAGTCCGAGATTAAGAAGTTGATCTACATGCAGGTAGCGCTGTGGCTTCTGGTGGCAGCACAGATGTGTGTTGCCCACTTCAAGCTACTGCCCCACGACCAGGTGGCTATGCCTTACCAGTGGGAGTACCCATATCTGCTCAGCATCATCCCTTCGCTCTTTGGCCTCTTCTCCTTCCCCCGAAACAACATTAGCTACCTGGTCATCTCCATGATCAGCACTGGCCTTTTCTCAGTGGCACCTCTCCTCTATGGCAGCATGGAGATGTTCCCTATGGCTCAGCAGCTCTACCGACATGGCAAGGCCTACCGTTTCATCTTTGGCTTCTCTGCTGTCTCTGTCATGtacctgctggtggtggtggctgtgcaaGTTCACGGCTGGCAGCTTTATTACAGTAAGAAGCTACTGGACTCCTGGTTTACCAGCACacaggagaaaaagaagaaatga